From one Streptomyces mobaraensis genomic stretch:
- the galE gene encoding UDP-glucose 4-epimerase GalE, giving the protein MNMRTCLVTGGAGYIGSVVAAHLLAAGHRVTVLDDLSTGHRDAVPQGARFIEGRVQDAARWLDGSYDAVLHFAACSQVGESVAAPEKYWRNNVGGSLDLLDAMRNAGVRTLVFSSTAATYGDPPDPVPLTETDATAPTNPYGATKLAVDHMIAGECAAHGLAAVSLRYFNVAAAHGRYGERHAPETHLIPLVLQAALGERAEITVHGDDYPTPDGTCVRDYLHVSDLAEAHLLALDAARPGEHLICNLGNGNGFSVRQVVETARAVTGRPLPCRTGPRRPGDPAVLVASAERAREVLGWKPRRPELAGIIADAWEFARRAEPR; this is encoded by the coding sequence ATGAACATGAGGACGTGCCTGGTCACGGGGGGCGCCGGCTATATCGGCAGCGTCGTCGCGGCCCATCTGCTGGCCGCCGGGCACCGCGTGACCGTGCTCGACGACCTGTCCACCGGCCACCGCGACGCCGTCCCGCAGGGCGCGCGCTTCATCGAAGGGCGTGTGCAGGACGCCGCGCGCTGGCTGGACGGCTCGTACGACGCCGTCCTGCACTTCGCCGCCTGCTCGCAGGTGGGGGAGTCCGTCGCGGCCCCCGAGAAGTACTGGCGCAACAACGTCGGCGGCAGCCTCGACCTGCTCGACGCCATGCGGAACGCGGGCGTCCGCACCCTCGTCTTCTCCTCCACCGCCGCCACCTACGGCGACCCGCCGGACCCCGTCCCGCTGACCGAGACGGACGCCACCGCCCCCACCAACCCCTACGGCGCCACCAAGCTCGCCGTCGACCACATGATCGCCGGGGAGTGCGCGGCGCACGGCCTCGCCGCCGTCTCGCTGCGCTACTTCAACGTCGCGGCCGCGCACGGCCGGTACGGCGAGCGGCACGCCCCGGAGACGCACCTGATCCCGCTCGTCCTCCAGGCGGCCCTCGGCGAGCGTGCGGAGATCACGGTGCACGGCGACGACTACCCCACCCCGGACGGCACCTGCGTCCGCGACTACCTGCACGTCAGCGACCTGGCCGAGGCGCACCTGCTCGCCCTGGACGCCGCCCGCCCCGGCGAGCACCTGATCTGCAACCTCGGCAACGGCAACGGCTTCTCCGTCCGCCAGGTCGTCGAGACCGCCCGCGCGGTCACCGGCCGGCCGCTCCCGTGCCGCACGGGCCCGCGCCGGCCCGGCGACCCGGCCGTCCTCGTGGCGTCCGCCGAGCGCGCCCGCGAGGTGCTCGGCTGGAAGCCCCGGCGGCCCGAGCTGGCCGGGATCATCGCGGACGCCTGGGAGTTCGCCCGCCGTGCGGAGCCGCGGTGA
- the galK gene encoding galactokinase — MNPTAGFRAVYGRAPDGVWSAPGRVNLIGEHTDYNDGLVLPTALSRRTRVAAAARPDGLLRLHSARADGGVVTLEPAALVPGRIRGWAAYPAGVVWALRSAGLAVGGADLHVESDVPQGAGLSSSAALEVATALAVTGVHGLAPEPAELARLARHAEHAFVGVPCGIMDQTAAARCRAGHALHLDTRDLTVRHLPFDPAAHGLRLLVVDVGARHALADGAYAARRAACEAGARALGVRALRDIAPAQLPDVLGTLAPELRPVVRHVVTENERVARVAALLAAGELRAAGPLLTAGHASLRDDFAVSCPELDLAVDTARAAGALGARMTGGGFGGSAIALVAEERAEAVARAVDSAFASAGFGAPAVFAVTAGEGARRDA, encoded by the coding sequence GTGAACCCCACGGCGGGGTTCCGGGCGGTCTACGGCCGCGCGCCGGACGGCGTCTGGTCGGCACCCGGCCGCGTCAACCTCATCGGCGAGCACACCGACTACAACGACGGCCTGGTGCTGCCGACGGCCCTGTCCCGGCGCACCCGGGTGGCCGCCGCCGCGCGGCCGGACGGGCTGCTGCGGCTGCACTCCGCGCGGGCCGACGGCGGGGTGGTGACGCTGGAGCCGGCCGCGCTCGTCCCGGGGCGGATCCGGGGCTGGGCCGCCTACCCGGCGGGCGTCGTCTGGGCGCTGCGCTCGGCGGGCCTGGCCGTGGGCGGGGCGGACCTGCATGTAGAGAGCGACGTGCCGCAGGGGGCCGGCCTCTCCTCGTCCGCCGCCCTGGAGGTCGCGACGGCGCTCGCCGTCACCGGCGTCCACGGTCTCGCGCCGGAACCGGCCGAACTGGCCCGGCTGGCACGCCACGCGGAGCACGCCTTCGTCGGCGTCCCCTGCGGGATCATGGACCAGACGGCCGCCGCCCGCTGCCGCGCCGGGCACGCGCTCCACCTCGACACCCGCGATCTCACCGTCCGCCACCTGCCGTTCGACCCGGCCGCGCACGGGCTGCGGCTGCTCGTCGTCGACGTCGGCGCCCGGCACGCGCTCGCGGACGGCGCCTACGCGGCGCGCCGCGCCGCGTGCGAGGCGGGCGCGCGGGCGCTGGGCGTACGCGCCCTGCGGGACATCGCGCCCGCGCAACTCCCGGATGTGCTCGGAACGTTGGCACCCGAGCTGCGTCCGGTGGTCCGGCACGTCGTCACGGAGAACGAGCGGGTGGCGCGGGTGGCCGCGCTGCTGGCGGCCGGGGAGCTCCGGGCGGCCGGGCCGCTGCTCACGGCCGGGCACGCCTCGCTCCGCGACGACTTCGCCGTCTCTTGCCCGGAGCTGGACCTGGCGGTCGACACCGCCCGCGCGGCGGGCGCGCTGGGCGCCCGGATGACCGGCGGGGGCTTCGGCGGGTCGGCCATCGCGCTGGTGGCGGAGGAGCGGGCGGAGGCGGTGGCCCGGGCCGTCGACTCCGCCTTCGCGTCCGCCGGGTTCGGGGCGCCCGCCGTCTTCGCGGTGACGGCGGGCGAGGGGGCGCGGCGGGACGCCTGA
- a CDS encoding GNAT family N-acetyltransferase has product MFSIEVVNDAERRDVIRRRLAADNNERSPVMRSLRGTAAEHSVPVELYSLDGEGELAGGLTGHVQYRWLHIGFLWVDARHRGTGLGGRLVAAAEESARRRHGCVGSRVETWDFQAPDFYRKQGYQVVATVEDYPPGVTEYTLIKSLATEG; this is encoded by the coding sequence ATGTTCAGTATTGAGGTAGTGAACGACGCGGAACGACGCGATGTGATCCGACGGCGACTCGCCGCCGACAACAACGAACGATCCCCCGTCATGCGCTCCCTGCGCGGCACCGCCGCCGAACACAGCGTCCCCGTCGAGCTCTACTCCCTTGACGGCGAAGGGGAGTTGGCCGGCGGACTGACCGGGCACGTCCAGTACCGCTGGCTGCACATCGGCTTCCTCTGGGTCGACGCGCGGCACCGCGGCACGGGACTCGGCGGGCGGCTCGTGGCCGCTGCCGAGGAGAGCGCCCGCCGGCGGCACGGCTGCGTCGGCAGCCGCGTGGAGACCTGGGACTTCCAGGCCCCGGACTTCTACCGCAAGCAGGGCTACCAGGTGGTGGCCACGGTGGAGGACTACCCTCCGGGCGTCACCGAGTACACATTGATCAAGTCCCTTGCCACGGAAGGGTGA
- a CDS encoding response regulator transcription factor, whose protein sequence is MARIRVLVVDDHRIFAESLAAALAAEQDVDVSAAGSGPAALRALERAAAEGRRYDVLLIDADLGASAVEAARVPEQRRPPGRPPTGQPEGVVDGISLVAGVRSGHPGVRTVVLAERDDPRRAAAALQAGAGGWVAKDCSLSRLLAVIRGVLRDETHLPPALLTGVLRELTAARKHRTESERLVESLTPREREVLRCMVAGLGRKAVAERLFLSPHTVRTHMQNVLGKLGVHSTLAAVALARRAGVGPVDLAGDVVERGGQLA, encoded by the coding sequence GTGGCACGTATTCGGGTATTGGTGGTCGACGACCACCGTATCTTCGCCGAGTCGCTCGCCGCCGCCCTCGCGGCCGAGCAGGACGTGGACGTCTCGGCGGCCGGCAGCGGGCCGGCGGCGCTGCGCGCTCTGGAGCGCGCGGCGGCGGAAGGGCGGCGTTACGACGTCCTGTTGATCGACGCCGATCTGGGCGCGTCGGCCGTGGAAGCGGCCCGGGTCCCGGAGCAGCGCCGGCCTCCAGGGCGGCCGCCGACGGGTCAGCCCGAGGGTGTGGTGGACGGGATTTCCCTGGTGGCCGGAGTGCGCTCCGGGCATCCGGGGGTGCGCACGGTGGTGCTGGCGGAGCGGGACGACCCGCGCCGGGCGGCGGCGGCGCTCCAGGCCGGGGCCGGCGGCTGGGTGGCGAAGGACTGTTCGCTCTCCCGCCTGCTCGCGGTGATACGAGGGGTGCTGCGGGACGAGACGCATCTGCCGCCCGCCCTGCTGACGGGCGTTCTGCGGGAGCTGACGGCCGCGCGCAAGCACCGTACGGAGAGCGAGCGCCTGGTGGAGTCGCTGACCCCGCGCGAGCGGGAGGTGCTGCGCTGCATGGTGGCCGGGCTCGGCCGGAAGGCCGTGGCCGAACGGCTCTTCCTCTCCCCGCACACGGTGCGGACGCATATGCAGAACGTCCTGGGCAAGCTGGGCGTGCACTCCACGCTCGCCGCCGTCGCGCTGGCCCGCAGGGCCGGGGTGGGCCCGGTCGACCTAGCCGGGGACGTTGTCGAACGGGGCGGTCAACTGGCGTAG
- a CDS encoding MarR family winged helix-turn-helix transcriptional regulator, with protein MEDEVDRLVAAWRRERPDLDVEPLEVLSRVSRLARHLDRARRIAFTEHQLEPWEFDVLTSLRRAGAPYQLSPGQLLTQTLVTSGTMTNRIDRLAKKGLVRREPDPNDRRGVLVRLTEEGRDRADEALAGLLAQERAILAELSTAQRVELAALLRQLTAPFDNVPG; from the coding sequence ATGGAGGACGAGGTCGATCGGCTGGTCGCAGCATGGCGCCGGGAGCGCCCGGACCTCGACGTGGAGCCGCTGGAGGTCTTGAGCCGGGTCAGCAGGCTCGCCCGGCACCTCGACCGGGCGCGGCGGATCGCGTTCACCGAGCACCAGTTGGAGCCCTGGGAGTTCGACGTCCTGACGTCGCTGCGGCGTGCGGGCGCGCCGTATCAGCTCTCCCCCGGGCAGTTGCTGACGCAGACGCTGGTCACCTCGGGCACCATGACCAACCGCATCGACCGGCTGGCCAAGAAGGGCCTGGTCCGGCGGGAGCCCGACCCCAACGACCGGCGCGGTGTCCTGGTGCGGCTGACGGAGGAGGGGCGGGACCGCGCGGACGAGGCGCTCGCCGGGCTGCTCGCCCAGGAGCGGGCGATCCTCGCCGAGCTCTCCACCGCGCAGCGCGTGGAACTCGCGGCCCTGCTACGCCAGTTGACCGCCCCGTTCGACAACGTCCCCGGCTAG